In Candidatus Binatia bacterium, one DNA window encodes the following:
- a CDS encoding integration host factor subunit beta, with protein sequence MTKRELIEQVIAAQADLPRVEVEGLVNAVFETLSGSMVRGERIEIRGFGSFIVKNRDARTGLNPKTGASVEVPAKRVPFFKAGKELRERVDAETEAPSIEPSSPLDSSGEEAI encoded by the coding sequence TGCCGCACAGGCAGATCTCCCTCGGGTGGAAGTCGAAGGTTTGGTAAATGCCGTTTTCGAGACGCTCTCCGGCTCCATGGTGCGCGGCGAAAGAATCGAGATTCGCGGCTTCGGTAGTTTTATCGTGAAGAATCGCGATGCTCGAACTGGTCTGAACCCGAAGACGGGCGCTTCAGTCGAAGTTCCGGCCAAGCGGGTACCTTTCTTCAAGGCAGGCAAGGAACTCCGGGAACGAGTGGATGCCGAAACCGAGGCTCCCAGCATAGAGCCCTCCAGTCCGCTGGATTCTTCCGGGGAAGAGGCGATCTAG
- a CDS encoding VWA domain-containing protein, whose product MRVARYIAWDGRQELRLDPDEIFQAFADALSRTDDATAALEMLLRDGFDGAEARLIGLDELREELAEERRRLEESVNLDRALDELRERFDEAVRSERQARETSAGDEARRREEQAFLDDLGGKLSTALERILARHEFAEAEAQRELERMASDLDSIRRVEEAQRRLSRRLRGPESLDFEQTLEFLDRLEALERLEEALANGDLSSVDPADLGSLLGAEAQAGLEALQGMVLMLQESGHLREREGRVELTPQAVRKLGQLALRDIYEDLMRDRSGGHESRQTGAGAPSLERVRPWDFGDPLRLALVPTLMGAVRRGGGSPLNLEPSDFVIRETEQETSVATVLLLDMSWSMSWEGRFVAAKKVALALETLVRTRFPNDYFGMVGFYTKAVELTPLTLPEATWSMGDPFTNLQDGLRMAGRLLQRHAGRNQQIIVITDGQPTAYYVGGQLHCEWPMSMGGVSRRAAEATLGEVARLTRRGVTINTFMLDDSAGLRAFVDEMTRINRGRALYTRPDQLGSYLMVDYLGRKTKRL is encoded by the coding sequence ATGCGGGTTGCACGATATATTGCCTGGGACGGGCGACAGGAATTACGGCTCGATCCGGACGAGATTTTTCAGGCGTTTGCCGATGCCTTGTCCCGGACCGACGATGCGACGGCCGCTCTGGAGATGCTGCTCCGTGACGGTTTTGACGGGGCCGAGGCGCGGCTCATCGGCCTCGATGAACTTCGCGAAGAGTTGGCTGAGGAACGGCGCCGACTCGAAGAATCCGTGAATCTGGACCGTGCGCTGGACGAGCTTCGCGAGCGCTTCGACGAGGCAGTGCGCAGCGAGAGACAAGCTCGTGAAACCTCGGCGGGAGATGAGGCGCGTCGCCGAGAGGAACAAGCCTTTCTCGATGACCTGGGCGGTAAGCTTTCGACCGCGTTGGAGCGGATCCTTGCGAGGCATGAGTTTGCCGAAGCGGAAGCCCAACGGGAGTTGGAAAGAATGGCGTCGGATCTGGACTCGATTCGGCGGGTAGAGGAGGCCCAGCGGCGCCTCTCGCGACGATTGCGCGGGCCCGAGTCCCTGGATTTCGAACAGACGCTGGAGTTTCTCGACCGTCTCGAGGCCCTTGAGCGGCTGGAGGAGGCGTTGGCCAACGGCGATCTATCGTCTGTCGATCCGGCCGACCTGGGAAGCCTGCTCGGAGCCGAGGCGCAGGCGGGGCTCGAGGCTCTGCAGGGTATGGTTCTGATGCTTCAGGAGTCTGGGCACCTGCGGGAGAGAGAAGGGCGTGTTGAGTTGACCCCGCAGGCGGTGCGAAAGCTTGGTCAGTTGGCATTGCGCGATATTTACGAGGACTTGATGCGCGATCGATCGGGTGGACACGAGTCGCGACAGACAGGAGCCGGCGCGCCGTCTCTCGAGCGTGTGAGGCCGTGGGACTTTGGCGACCCCTTGCGATTGGCACTCGTGCCGACATTGATGGGGGCGGTGCGACGAGGGGGCGGAAGTCCGCTCAACCTCGAACCCTCGGATTTTGTGATTCGGGAAACAGAGCAGGAGACATCGGTCGCGACGGTCCTGCTTCTGGACATGAGCTGGTCGATGAGCTGGGAGGGCCGCTTTGTGGCAGCGAAGAAGGTCGCGCTGGCGCTCGAAACATTGGTGCGGACTCGGTTTCCCAATGATTATTTTGGAATGGTCGGGTTCTATACAAAGGCCGTCGAGCTGACGCCGTTGACGCTGCCTGAGGCGACCTGGAGCATGGGCGACCCCTTTACCAATCTGCAGGATGGTCTGAGGATGGCGGGGCGCCTCTTGCAGCGTCACGCCGGCCGGAACCAGCAAATTATTGTCATCACCGATGGGCAGCCCACGGCATATTATGTGGGCGGGCAACTCCACTGCGAGTGGCCGATGTCCATGGGCGGCGTATCGCGACGGGCCGCCGAGGCCACCTTGGGAGAGGTCGCGCGCCTCACGCGACGCGGCGTCACCATCAATACCTTCATGCTGGACGATTCTGCCGGGTTGCGGGCCTTCGTGGACGAGATGACAAGAATTAATCGGGGCCGCGCGCTCTATACCCGGCCCGACCAGCTGGGATCCTACCTGATGGTCGATTATCTGGGCCGAAAGACCAAAAGGCTTTAA
- a CDS encoding HIT domain-containing protein — protein sequence MPESPLWAPWRMEYVGDDGPKPACIFCELPHSSDLRSALVLSVEEDFVVMLNRFPYNNGHLMVAPRQHTADLTAISVDSYQALMSGLRRACDVVRAVLSPDGMNVGINLGAVAGAGIADHLHWHIVPRWNGDTNFMPVLGETRVMPQHLEASYDMFRPHF from the coding sequence GTGCCGGAGTCTCCGCTCTGGGCGCCTTGGCGCATGGAGTACGTTGGCGACGATGGTCCAAAGCCGGCTTGTATCTTTTGCGAGTTGCCGCACTCTTCGGATTTGCGCTCCGCGCTGGTGCTCTCTGTCGAAGAAGACTTCGTGGTGATGCTTAACCGGTTTCCCTACAATAATGGGCATCTGATGGTGGCTCCCCGCCAACATACGGCCGACCTCACGGCGATCTCCGTGGACAGCTATCAGGCTCTGATGTCAGGTCTGCGTCGAGCCTGCGACGTGGTTCGCGCGGTGCTTTCGCCCGATGGGATGAACGTGGGTATCAATCTCGGAGCGGTCGCTGGAGCAGGAATTGCGGATCACCTCCATTGGCATATCGTCCCGCGTTGGAACGGCGACACCAACTTCATGCCGGTGCTGGGGGAGACGCGTGTGATGCCGCAGCATCTCGAAGCCAGCTACGATATGTTTCGCCCCCACTTCTGA
- a CDS encoding sigma 54-interacting transcriptional regulator, with translation MDDSNPSNSARPVSLGALRSSDYQSRPIRQELRENLIRRMESGVGLAGGLLGYEESVFPEIENAILSGHHMVLLGERGQGKSRLIRALVSLLDAEAPIVAGCDLHCDPLAPICRACREKIAALGDATEVAWVSREDRYNEKLATPDVTMADLIGEVDPIKIAEGRHLDDEEAIHFGLVPRAHRGIFAINELPDLMEKIQVGLFNLMEERDVQIRGFSVRLPVDVLVLATANPEDYTSRGRIITPLKDRFDAQIRTHYPRDLATEIAILNQEVDLESRGDRTVLVPDFMKSIIARLTFAAREAPEINQSSGVSVRVTINNFETLLANAERRSVRNSESVIVPRVSDLPAVAASMLGKVELEYGAEGLGDDVRLLERLLGCAVRDEFEKLPPMEGLAAVQEWFAAGGGVEVSDAMPSDEYGEALEGIEGLGDAVRHLAVTEEPAILASWVEFLLEGLHLNEKLNKESFGTRADKVRYGETVTA, from the coding sequence ATGGATGATTCCAACCCGTCGAATTCCGCCCGACCTGTGTCCCTCGGAGCCCTCCGGAGCTCGGACTACCAATCTCGCCCGATCCGTCAGGAACTCCGTGAGAATCTGATTCGTCGGATGGAATCGGGAGTTGGTCTGGCGGGTGGCTTGTTGGGGTACGAGGAGAGTGTTTTTCCCGAGATTGAAAACGCAATTCTCTCCGGTCACCATATGGTGCTTCTAGGGGAGCGTGGGCAGGGGAAATCACGACTGATACGTGCCTTGGTCTCTCTTTTGGATGCCGAAGCACCGATCGTGGCGGGTTGCGATCTTCATTGCGACCCGCTCGCCCCGATTTGCAGAGCGTGTCGAGAAAAAATCGCGGCTCTGGGCGACGCAACAGAAGTCGCCTGGGTTTCGCGGGAGGATCGTTATAACGAGAAATTGGCGACCCCGGACGTGACGATGGCCGATTTGATCGGTGAAGTTGATCCGATCAAGATAGCCGAGGGACGACATCTCGATGATGAGGAGGCGATCCATTTCGGGCTGGTCCCCAGAGCTCATCGCGGCATCTTTGCGATCAATGAACTGCCGGACCTGATGGAGAAAATTCAGGTGGGTTTGTTTAACCTGATGGAGGAGCGCGATGTGCAGATTCGTGGATTTTCGGTGCGACTCCCGGTCGATGTGCTCGTGCTCGCGACTGCGAACCCGGAGGACTACACCAGCAGGGGTCGTATCATCACCCCGCTCAAGGACCGTTTTGACGCACAGATTCGGACCCACTACCCGAGAGATCTTGCGACAGAGATCGCCATCCTCAATCAGGAGGTTGATCTGGAGTCTCGCGGCGACCGCACCGTGCTTGTGCCGGATTTCATGAAGTCGATTATCGCTCGGCTCACGTTCGCGGCGCGTGAAGCTCCCGAGATCAACCAGAGCTCCGGCGTGAGTGTCCGGGTGACCATCAACAACTTCGAGACATTGCTCGCAAACGCAGAGCGACGATCCGTCCGAAACAGCGAGTCGGTGATCGTCCCGCGTGTCTCCGACCTTCCTGCCGTGGCGGCTTCAATGCTCGGAAAGGTGGAGCTGGAGTACGGGGCCGAGGGTTTGGGCGATGATGTGCGCCTGCTGGAGAGGCTTTTGGGTTGTGCTGTGCGCGACGAGTTCGAGAAACTCCCGCCGATGGAGGGGTTGGCGGCAGTCCAGGAATGGTTTGCTGCGGGTGGCGGGGTTGAGGTTTCGGATGCAATGCCTTCGGATGAATATGGTGAGGCTCTCGAGGGAATCGAGGGGCTGGGCGATGCGGTTCGTCACCTTGCCGTTACCGAAGAGCCGGCGATACTGGCGTCCTGGGTCGAGTTTCTCCTCGAAGGTCTTCATCTGAACGAGAAACTCAACAAGGAATCTTTCGGGACGCGCGCTGACAAGGTCCGCTACGGTGAAACGGTTACGGCCTGA